The Saxibacter everestensis genome has a window encoding:
- a CDS encoding glycosyltransferase family 4 protein yields the protein MSGPAAPSGELRVCHLLHNSNVGGVEVAADALRAEPPHGMTYRVATLAPARNTAQTPAGRVAGNTGATTSGAVLNAPDCVGLGLNNPLSVIPILRWIRRSNPDLVIASLWRSVLVGSAARILSPGRPFIVFLHNTRFKNRLDRLAHRIGLALADAVFCDAESTRRAMTNELAGKVVHIVPLLARRPLAATSTEPTSTASTSPGRVAQAEPESETPQRSLQLVYWGRITRQKRIDRALRVLAELAAISAVPVRLTLIGPDNGERRNLEQLARFLDVTELVTWQPAADWETLRTYAQTADFFIQLSEFEGLGMSVIEAMQLGLVPVVTPVGQIAEYTEHDANAIHHTADLLTASLINATWQDRDHYRRLSEAAAEHWRDAPTLQDSFASACQSVADLGSGAGQRTATSGRRVATSSNGSELHGTTSSPQVPPQAAS from the coding sequence ATGTCCGGCCCGGCCGCGCCATCAGGAGAACTTCGGGTCTGCCACCTGCTGCACAACAGCAATGTGGGCGGCGTCGAGGTAGCAGCAGACGCTCTCCGAGCCGAACCACCGCACGGGATGACGTACCGGGTGGCCACGCTGGCCCCAGCCCGGAACACCGCCCAAACGCCGGCCGGAAGAGTAGCCGGAAACACTGGTGCGACGACAAGCGGGGCGGTGCTGAACGCGCCGGATTGCGTGGGGCTCGGCCTGAACAATCCGCTGTCGGTGATTCCGATCCTGCGCTGGATTCGCCGAAGCAACCCGGACCTCGTGATCGCCTCGCTGTGGCGCTCCGTCCTCGTCGGGTCGGCGGCACGCATCCTCAGCCCCGGCAGGCCCTTCATCGTCTTCCTGCACAACACCCGGTTCAAGAACCGCCTCGACCGGCTGGCTCACCGGATCGGCCTCGCGCTCGCCGATGCCGTATTCTGCGATGCGGAGTCGACCCGACGCGCGATGACGAATGAACTCGCCGGCAAAGTGGTGCACATCGTGCCGCTGCTGGCCAGGCGCCCGCTGGCCGCAACCAGCACAGAGCCAACCAGCACAGCGTCGACCAGCCCGGGCCGGGTGGCTCAAGCCGAACCGGAGTCCGAAACACCGCAAAGATCCCTACAGCTCGTCTACTGGGGACGAATCACCCGGCAGAAGCGGATCGACCGCGCACTGCGGGTACTCGCCGAACTCGCCGCAATCAGTGCCGTTCCCGTGCGACTGACCCTGATCGGACCGGACAACGGCGAGCGGCGGAACCTGGAACAGCTGGCTCGGTTCCTTGACGTCACAGAACTGGTGACCTGGCAGCCGGCCGCGGACTGGGAAACCTTGCGGACTTACGCACAGACCGCCGACTTCTTCATCCAGCTCAGTGAGTTCGAGGGCCTCGGCATGTCCGTCATAGAAGCAATGCAGCTGGGTCTGGTTCCGGTCGTGACGCCGGTCGGCCAGATCGCCGAATACACCGAGCACGACGCAAATGCCATCCATCACACCGCCGACCTGCTGACCGCCAGCCTGATCAATGCCACCTGGCAGGATCGGGATCACTACCGACGGCTGTCCGAGGCCGCAGCCGAACACTGGCGGGATGCCCCAACGCTGCAGGATTCCTTCGCGAGCGCATGCCAGTCCGTCGCCGACCTGGGCAGCGGGGCCGGACAACGCACGGCAACCTCCGGACGACGAGTGGCAACCTCCAGCAACGGTTCCGAGCTGCACGGGACGACCAGCAGCCCGCAGGTTCCACCCCAGGCCGCGTCATGA
- a CDS encoding glycosyltransferase, which translates to MTDASSGGVLTSVTTLARQQAEHPDRHEVIFAFVPRSDTPAKEQIQQLTGPRVNVQQWSTTTTIRRLIDLVHGLSRTLARTQCDVVHLHSSRAGFLGRFIAVAVGGSARVVYSPHAFAFAQAGMHPHKRAIYLTLERMAVRWDSKLILVSETERDVATKYLPGSRTAVLPNAVNTAELLGYKKPSASPRMSQPAGARIGTVAHAAVAQQGTKAATGNQVRSHGSREDRAATDTLVRPDSARPNGSRNQGGTPNGTRQDSAGPNGARADGSTPSGGQAGGVTPNGAQQTGGLPGKAATVRTIVHIGRIAEQKAPTLFGSVIQLLDERLAEVPDLAARALWLGEGDRKLLGSNARFVEVSGWLAPDELRHKLAAADLVLFTSRGEGMPLALLEAQAIGLPIVASKVTGVTDIVDHGRTGFLADTAEELADHVFTLLRDDELRVQMGFAASHRSAAHFDQRSLAQRSLQAYLSLNLSGAADSISSMERHPTHGSIEETK; encoded by the coding sequence GTGACCGATGCCAGCTCAGGCGGCGTTCTGACCTCCGTCACCACACTCGCCCGGCAGCAGGCCGAACACCCGGACCGGCATGAGGTCATTTTCGCCTTCGTGCCGCGCAGCGATACGCCCGCCAAGGAGCAGATCCAGCAACTAACCGGACCGCGGGTCAACGTCCAGCAGTGGTCGACGACGACAACGATTCGACGGCTGATCGACCTCGTGCACGGTCTGTCGCGGACCCTTGCCCGGACCCAGTGCGATGTCGTTCACCTGCATTCCTCCCGGGCCGGATTCCTCGGCCGGTTCATCGCGGTTGCTGTCGGCGGGAGCGCCCGGGTTGTGTACAGCCCGCACGCTTTTGCTTTCGCGCAGGCCGGAATGCACCCGCACAAACGCGCCATATACCTCACGCTTGAGCGGATGGCGGTCCGCTGGGATTCCAAGTTGATCCTGGTTTCCGAGACCGAGCGGGACGTCGCCACCAAGTACCTGCCAGGCAGCCGCACCGCAGTACTGCCCAACGCCGTCAACACAGCGGAACTCCTCGGCTACAAGAAACCGTCGGCATCGCCGAGGATGTCGCAGCCGGCCGGCGCTCGCATTGGCACCGTGGCACATGCCGCCGTGGCGCAGCAAGGCACCAAGGCCGCGACCGGCAACCAGGTCCGGAGCCACGGCTCCCGCGAAGACCGGGCCGCGACCGACACCCTGGTTCGGCCGGACAGCGCACGACCGAACGGTTCGCGGAACCAGGGCGGAACACCGAACGGCACCCGGCAGGATAGCGCCGGACCGAACGGCGCACGAGCCGACGGTTCGACACCGAGCGGCGGCCAAGCCGGCGGTGTGACACCGAACGGCGCACAACAGACCGGGGGCCTGCCCGGCAAGGCAGCCACGGTTCGCACCATCGTGCACATCGGCCGAATCGCCGAACAGAAGGCACCGACGCTGTTCGGCTCCGTCATCCAGTTGCTGGATGAGCGGCTTGCCGAGGTTCCGGATCTCGCGGCTCGCGCCCTCTGGCTCGGCGAAGGTGATCGGAAGCTACTGGGGAGCAATGCCCGGTTCGTCGAGGTCAGCGGTTGGCTCGCTCCGGATGAGTTGCGCCATAAATTGGCGGCCGCCGATCTGGTGCTGTTCACCTCGAGAGGGGAAGGGATGCCACTCGCTCTCCTGGAAGCGCAGGCGATTGGACTGCCGATCGTGGCCTCAAAGGTTACCGGCGTGACCGACATCGTCGATCATGGGCGCACCGGATTCCTCGCCGACACGGCGGAAGAACTCGCCGACCATGTCTTCACCCTGCTGCGCGATGACGAGCTTCGGGTCCAGATGGGCTTCGCCGCCTCGCACCGCAGCGCGGCTCATTTCGATCAACGCTCGCTCGCTCAGCGATCGCTTCAGGCGTACCTCTCACTCAACCTGAGCGGGGCAGCCGACTCAATAAGCAGCATGGAACGCCATCCAACACACGGATCCATCGAGGAGACGAAATGA
- a CDS encoding polysaccharide biosynthesis protein → MQTNSPAVRFAVQGLLDALAWLAACLLATLIAVGYTAPWPSVFVFALMAIGLQLLIGAMLFLYQNRYPYGGFAETRFVAISAALVGICLQGVELISRPGLGQSTVIMATLGAVVLMSASRHAVRMYLDRWRRPAGGSRVVIVGAGEAGAILIRQMLHTHGSTYLPVALIDDDHAKRNLQLSGVPVKGTSAQLFDVAKAVDAEGIIVAIAEADSRLLRLLSDQVAGTGIWIRTLPPLEELVNRRVDVSSIRDLNVEDLIGRQPVETDMARIREHVQGKTVLVTGAGGSIGSELCRQLHRLYPAELIMLDRDESGLHAVQLSIYGRALLDSSDVVLADIRDAETMKQIFADRRPDVVFHAAALKHLPMLEQYPLEGWKTNVHGSLNVLRAAANAGVSTFVNISTDKAANPTSVLGQTKRIAEQLTSSFAESTGQTYLSVRFGNVLGSRGSVLYSFEQQLKSGGPLTITHPDVTRYFMTIPEACQLVLQAAVIGGRCEALVLDMGEAVRIVDIAERLIAMSHKHCQIVFTGLRPGEKLDEDLFTEEEMGMRTSHEKISHVTVPPLLPESLPETSAVLPVVRDFLLDGRLLPRDARAIS, encoded by the coding sequence TTGCAAACGAACTCACCGGCGGTCAGGTTCGCTGTCCAGGGGTTGCTGGACGCTCTGGCCTGGCTGGCCGCGTGCCTGCTTGCGACCTTGATTGCAGTCGGGTACACGGCACCGTGGCCCAGCGTTTTCGTCTTCGCCCTGATGGCGATCGGGCTGCAGCTGTTGATCGGCGCAATGCTGTTCCTCTACCAGAACCGTTATCCGTACGGCGGCTTCGCTGAAACCCGCTTCGTGGCCATTTCCGCCGCACTGGTCGGGATCTGCCTGCAGGGCGTCGAGTTGATCAGCCGGCCAGGACTGGGGCAGTCGACGGTGATCATGGCCACGCTCGGCGCGGTCGTGCTGATGTCGGCAAGCCGGCATGCGGTTCGGATGTACCTGGACCGCTGGCGCCGGCCGGCCGGCGGCAGCCGGGTCGTTATCGTCGGAGCAGGTGAGGCGGGGGCGATTCTGATTCGGCAGATGCTGCATACCCACGGCAGCACGTACCTGCCGGTCGCTCTGATCGACGACGACCATGCCAAGCGGAACCTGCAACTATCGGGAGTGCCAGTCAAGGGAACCTCGGCCCAGCTTTTCGATGTCGCCAAGGCAGTCGATGCCGAAGGGATAATAGTCGCGATTGCGGAGGCCGATTCCCGGCTGCTCCGGCTGCTCAGCGATCAGGTCGCCGGCACCGGCATCTGGATTCGAACACTGCCTCCTTTGGAGGAACTGGTCAATCGCCGAGTGGACGTCAGCAGCATCCGCGACCTCAACGTCGAGGACCTGATCGGCCGGCAGCCGGTGGAAACCGATATGGCCCGGATCCGGGAGCACGTTCAGGGCAAAACGGTGCTGGTCACCGGGGCGGGCGGATCAATCGGCAGCGAACTCTGCCGCCAGCTGCACCGGCTTTATCCGGCCGAGCTGATCATGCTGGACCGGGACGAGTCGGGCCTGCACGCCGTGCAGTTGTCGATTTACGGCCGTGCCCTCCTGGACTCCTCCGATGTCGTGCTCGCCGATATAAGGGACGCGGAGACGATGAAGCAGATCTTCGCCGACCGGCGGCCGGATGTTGTCTTTCATGCCGCCGCGCTCAAGCACCTGCCAATGCTCGAGCAGTACCCACTGGAAGGCTGGAAAACGAACGTGCACGGCAGCCTGAACGTGCTGCGGGCGGCAGCCAACGCCGGAGTGAGCACCTTCGTCAACATCTCAACCGACAAGGCGGCGAACCCGACCAGCGTGCTCGGTCAGACCAAACGGATCGCCGAGCAATTGACCAGCTCATTCGCCGAGTCGACCGGGCAGACGTACCTGTCGGTGCGGTTCGGCAACGTCCTCGGCTCGAGGGGGTCGGTGCTCTATTCATTCGAGCAGCAGCTGAAATCCGGTGGACCGCTGACCATAACCCACCCGGACGTCACCAGGTACTTCATGACGATTCCCGAGGCCTGCCAGCTGGTGCTGCAGGCGGCTGTCATCGGCGGCCGCTGTGAGGCACTCGTCCTGGATATGGGCGAAGCGGTGCGGATCGTCGACATCGCAGAACGCCTTATCGCGATGTCGCACAAACACTGCCAGATCGTCTTCACCGGATTACGTCCCGGCGAAAAGCTCGACGAAGACCTGTTCACCGAAGAGGAGATGGGCATGCGCACCTCGCACGAGAAGATCTCACATGTGACCGTTCCGCCGCTTCTGCCCGAAAGCCTGCCGGAAACCTCGGCAGTGCTGCCCGTGGTCAGGGATTTCCTGCTCGACGGCCGCCTGCTGCCGCGGGATGCGAGGGCAATCTCATGA
- a CDS encoding DegT/DnrJ/EryC1/StrS family aminotransferase, with product MNFAISLSKPQVGPAEEAALLRAFRSGWVAPAGPELDLFEQELAVATGRQHAVALSSGTAALHLALLCHDVGPGDVVFCSTMTFAATANAVVYTGATPYFIDCDETGNMDPELLAAAFDTVRAEGRRVAAVVPVDLLGKVADYDTICRIADRHGVPVIADSAESLGASRNGRPAGCFGNCAIFSFNGNKIITSSGGGALVCDDKTIADRARYLATQARQPVSHYEHADIGYNYRLSNLLAALGRAQLARLTEFAARRRDIRRRYRQVCEEFQGIEIFGGDDVGDNCWLSAIIVDPVLAGFDVDGLAATLHGLGTETRPLWKPMHLQPVFADPGPINPAAQPRRHRAEPPRSANSMLNGTSEHYFRCGITLPSGSGLSDREISTVLRQLVGYARQHGKVHAIA from the coding sequence ATGAATTTCGCGATCAGCCTGTCGAAACCCCAGGTGGGCCCGGCCGAAGAAGCAGCCCTGCTGCGCGCATTCCGCTCCGGCTGGGTGGCGCCGGCCGGACCTGAACTCGACCTGTTTGAGCAGGAGCTTGCCGTCGCAACCGGAAGGCAGCATGCGGTGGCGCTGAGTTCCGGCACGGCGGCTTTGCATTTGGCGTTGCTCTGCCACGATGTCGGTCCGGGGGATGTGGTCTTCTGTTCCACCATGACGTTCGCCGCAACCGCCAACGCCGTCGTTTATACCGGCGCGACTCCCTACTTCATTGACTGCGACGAGACCGGCAACATGGATCCGGAGCTCCTCGCGGCGGCCTTCGACACAGTGCGAGCCGAAGGGCGACGCGTAGCGGCGGTCGTGCCCGTTGACCTGCTGGGCAAAGTGGCGGATTACGACACGATCTGCCGGATCGCCGATCGGCATGGTGTTCCGGTCATTGCCGATTCGGCCGAGTCCCTTGGCGCGTCGCGGAACGGCCGTCCGGCTGGCTGCTTCGGCAACTGCGCGATCTTCTCGTTCAACGGCAACAAGATCATCACGAGCTCCGGTGGCGGCGCACTTGTCTGTGACGACAAGACGATCGCCGACCGCGCACGCTACCTAGCCACCCAGGCTCGGCAACCGGTTAGTCACTACGAACACGCCGACATCGGCTACAACTACCGGCTCTCGAACCTGTTGGCCGCCCTGGGCAGGGCGCAACTGGCCAGGCTGACCGAGTTCGCGGCACGACGACGCGACATCCGCCGCCGCTACCGGCAGGTGTGCGAAGAGTTTCAGGGCATCGAGATCTTCGGCGGGGATGACGTCGGCGACAATTGCTGGCTCAGCGCGATAATCGTGGACCCTGTGCTCGCGGGCTTCGATGTGGACGGGCTCGCGGCGACATTGCACGGCCTCGGCACCGAGACCCGCCCGCTGTGGAAGCCGATGCACCTGCAGCCGGTTTTCGCTGATCCAGGTCCGATCAATCCAGCAGCCCAGCCACGTCGGCACCGGGCCGAGCCGCCGCGGTCAGCCAACAGCATGCTCAACGGCACGTCGGAACACTACTTCCGCTGCGGCATCACCCTACCCAGCGGTTCGGGACTCTCCGACCGGGAGATCAGCACGGTGCTCCGGCAGCTCGTCGGCTACGCCCGGCAGCATGGCAAGGTGCACGCCATCGCCTAG
- a CDS encoding LuxR C-terminal-related transcriptional regulator has translation MPFVNRVSELEQISAVASNQREASLIVVGGHGYGKTALLEEAARRSANTVHLRVNVTESTWPFSGLSVIFAAIADDCGVDLSHDLDLAVEENTDNFAVASLVLRRIQEAAFPALCIVIDDLDLMDSDSQTIIGFLSRRVQGTGLRIVGSVSELKLDSPFAGLPVIELQELSLDASLELIESWAGPQADKSTVNSIAIAGSGHPLAIEEVLGVLPPHQLSGRDPLSHPLKIGPRTIQQVSPGVASLSEQGKEVLAELSTAELVHSRAVELSYEGEWEGLGELIANDLVTRTGNYVGIRRPIVRSCVYWSITAKDRFRLHQSMWERCRGVDPHGAIWHKSFVTSDSGTPEDLLRSGLALIGQGQIVPAVEFVDRALTLSADNERLAAVLADVAEAMLQHGEFAHTSKYVRHAQRMTNDGAVLLQLASLRVRVEYSQLQTITPGLVYGVVEKYGDRDPNIAAYLLTLLAQYHAEKWDAGTCRFLLKRAERYLRPASSDVLRLHGIVRIFVETLEGESARARDLYDELSRHDLSTVDDSSLAILGRCLTYSGWYHQARDLYSIAFSRYPATSVWAKLGNFLQAENEIRAGSYHRAEEAIEATMSGPSTQEISRTFSRVLYAWYWQAKGDSEKARSIIADAHHLTHGGQDPAGAAQLCAHQGRFAMMRADYAEALRYLIRARDIGIMFQNPLQLQFEGDLVETLVALDRRREATEVLDDFEERNTTHPSRWGTLVLDRSRALVATGEYSLQLFRKLLARFGPQDSDFERARTFSCYGRRLRQLDRSAESRDYFLAAISIYNEIGAISWAAEIEKLISGRTPASQRAQHPMLSRLTDAERLVASRVAAGARNKDIAAELFVSVRTVEVRLTSIYRKLGVHSRSQLTALMSQDADPIRSG, from the coding sequence TTGCCGTTTGTTAATCGCGTAAGTGAGCTAGAGCAGATTTCCGCTGTCGCCAGCAACCAGCGCGAAGCTTCGCTGATAGTCGTCGGCGGGCACGGCTACGGCAAGACGGCGCTCCTCGAGGAGGCGGCACGACGGTCGGCGAATACTGTGCACCTGCGGGTAAACGTCACCGAGTCCACTTGGCCGTTTTCCGGACTGTCAGTCATTTTCGCGGCGATCGCAGACGACTGCGGCGTGGATCTGAGCCATGACCTGGATCTTGCCGTGGAGGAAAACACCGACAACTTCGCCGTCGCTTCCCTTGTCCTCAGGCGAATCCAGGAGGCTGCCTTCCCGGCGTTGTGCATCGTGATCGATGACCTCGACCTGATGGACTCCGACAGTCAGACAATCATCGGCTTCCTGTCGCGTCGGGTCCAGGGCACGGGCTTGCGGATCGTTGGTTCCGTCAGTGAACTCAAGCTCGACAGCCCATTCGCGGGTCTGCCGGTCATCGAACTTCAGGAACTGAGCCTGGATGCGTCGCTCGAGCTGATCGAGTCTTGGGCGGGCCCGCAGGCCGACAAGTCCACGGTTAATTCGATCGCCATCGCGGGATCCGGGCATCCGCTGGCCATCGAGGAAGTTCTGGGCGTGCTGCCGCCGCATCAGCTTTCTGGGCGCGATCCGCTATCGCATCCGTTGAAAATCGGGCCGCGAACCATCCAGCAAGTCAGCCCCGGCGTCGCCTCTCTGAGTGAGCAGGGCAAGGAAGTGCTGGCGGAGTTGTCGACCGCAGAATTAGTGCATTCCCGGGCGGTGGAACTTTCCTACGAAGGCGAATGGGAGGGCCTTGGCGAGTTGATCGCCAATGATCTGGTCACCCGGACCGGGAACTATGTGGGCATTCGGCGGCCGATAGTCCGTTCCTGCGTCTACTGGAGCATCACCGCGAAAGACAGGTTCCGGCTGCATCAGTCGATGTGGGAACGTTGCCGCGGCGTCGACCCTCATGGTGCGATCTGGCACAAGAGCTTCGTGACGAGCGATTCCGGTACCCCGGAGGACCTTCTGCGTTCCGGCCTGGCCCTGATCGGGCAGGGCCAGATTGTTCCGGCCGTCGAGTTCGTTGACCGCGCACTGACCCTGAGTGCCGACAATGAACGCCTTGCCGCCGTGCTTGCCGATGTCGCTGAGGCGATGCTCCAGCATGGCGAGTTCGCCCACACGTCGAAGTACGTTCGGCATGCACAGCGAATGACCAACGATGGCGCGGTGCTGCTGCAACTGGCATCGCTGCGTGTCCGGGTGGAGTACAGCCAACTGCAGACGATTACGCCCGGTCTGGTTTACGGCGTCGTCGAGAAGTACGGCGATCGCGATCCAAACATCGCGGCGTATCTGCTCACCCTCCTGGCGCAGTACCACGCCGAGAAGTGGGACGCCGGAACGTGCAGGTTCCTGTTGAAGCGCGCCGAAAGGTACCTGCGACCTGCTTCATCTGACGTCCTCCGGCTGCACGGCATCGTTCGAATCTTCGTCGAAACTCTTGAGGGCGAATCGGCCAGGGCCCGTGACCTCTACGACGAGCTGAGCCGGCACGACCTGTCAACCGTCGACGACTCCTCGCTGGCGATTCTTGGCCGCTGCCTGACCTATTCCGGCTGGTACCACCAGGCGCGTGACCTGTACTCGATAGCGTTCTCCCGCTATCCCGCGACCTCGGTCTGGGCAAAGCTTGGCAACTTCCTGCAGGCCGAGAATGAGATCCGGGCCGGAAGCTACCACCGTGCCGAGGAGGCCATCGAGGCAACGATGAGCGGACCCAGTACCCAGGAGATCTCCCGGACGTTCAGCCGGGTGCTGTACGCCTGGTATTGGCAGGCCAAGGGTGATTCGGAAAAGGCTCGTTCGATAATTGCCGACGCTCACCATCTCACCCATGGTGGCCAGGACCCGGCGGGAGCCGCGCAGCTGTGTGCGCATCAGGGCCGGTTTGCGATGATGCGGGCCGACTACGCGGAAGCCCTGAGGTACCTGATCCGGGCTCGCGACATTGGCATCATGTTCCAGAATCCGCTCCAGCTGCAGTTCGAGGGCGACCTGGTGGAGACGCTGGTGGCGCTGGACCGGCGTCGTGAGGCGACGGAGGTGCTCGACGACTTCGAGGAACGGAACACGACGCACCCTTCGCGGTGGGGCACTCTCGTGCTGGACCGCAGCCGCGCGCTGGTGGCCACGGGTGAGTACTCGCTGCAGCTGTTCCGGAAACTGCTGGCCCGGTTCGGTCCGCAGGATTCCGATTTCGAGAGGGCACGGACATTTTCCTGTTATGGCCGTCGGCTGCGCCAGCTTGACCGGAGTGCCGAAAGCCGCGATTACTTCCTGGCAGCCATCTCGATCTATAACGAGATCGGCGCCATCAGCTGGGCAGCGGAGATTGAGAAACTGATCAGCGGCCGCACGCCGGCTTCGCAGCGAGCCCAGCACCCGATGTTGAGCCGTCTCACGGACGCCGAGCGGCTGGTCGCCAGCCGGGTGGCCGCCGGTGCCCGGAACAAGGACATCGCCGCGGAGCTCTTCGTCTCGGTGCGCACGGTGGAGGTTCGGCTGACCAGCATCTATCGCAAGCTCGGCGTGCACTCGCGCTCGCAGCTGACCGCCCTAATGTCGCAGGACGCCGACCCGATTCGGTCGGGCTGA
- a CDS encoding FAD/NAD(P)-binding protein yields MQRSYDVVFVGSGVSSTYTLIHYADSLRQRVRCRESRVLVVEKSGDFWTGVAYGSRSGIGSLIISPLKEFLPPGELERFTGWLDLNRDHVFDEFRLRGGCLAQRWLDKNSAAIRTGDWENLYIPRHVFGDFLANRAKSAIAEASGRGLLSCDLLTAEVLSVQKLRDSYFVQARTADDAELRIETAKVILAVGSPPKRQLAAPADSVAGACLIADSHDPCLDETTRRLLTTFQSLPATVPRNVLLVGSNASALEVVYNLFSNSTLAEELDTVYVISPSGAPDHWTEARNKSTERGFEPRYIRTLAPDYRARDIYQAVQQDVALAKSQGFTRGDTVATISALLMSLVDGLSQAEQRKFVTTYGEAIGRIQRRAGGEYSELATRLISEGRIEFIAGKFIRAAAGDKGGISFWYCDDRPPGDRRPLAECSISDEKEQHPAQLAAVINCTGFQDLGETSSTLIQSLMASGVCVPTGSRRGFSVNEEFECAEGLYLIGPLLAGNLNRRLRVWHAESCSRLFQYSLNLGSILGGLSIGG; encoded by the coding sequence GTGCAGCGCAGCTATGACGTGGTTTTCGTCGGTTCCGGCGTGTCCAGCACCTATACCCTGATCCACTATGCCGATTCACTGCGCCAACGAGTGCGGTGCCGCGAGTCGCGGGTGCTGGTAGTGGAAAAGAGCGGGGATTTCTGGACCGGAGTCGCCTACGGTTCGAGATCTGGAATCGGGTCACTCATCATCAGCCCGCTGAAGGAGTTTCTGCCGCCCGGCGAGCTGGAACGGTTCACCGGCTGGCTAGATCTCAATCGCGACCACGTCTTCGATGAGTTTCGCCTGCGCGGTGGCTGCCTTGCCCAGCGATGGCTGGACAAAAACTCCGCCGCTATCCGGACGGGCGACTGGGAGAACCTGTATATCCCACGCCACGTTTTCGGCGATTTCCTAGCCAACAGGGCCAAGTCGGCAATCGCCGAGGCGAGCGGGAGGGGACTACTCAGCTGTGATCTGCTGACCGCCGAGGTACTTTCAGTGCAGAAGCTGCGCGACTCGTACTTTGTGCAGGCGCGGACAGCCGACGACGCCGAACTCCGGATTGAAACGGCGAAGGTGATCCTCGCCGTCGGAAGCCCGCCCAAACGACAACTTGCGGCGCCGGCCGATTCGGTTGCCGGAGCCTGCCTGATCGCCGACAGCCACGACCCGTGCCTCGACGAAACCACGCGTCGGCTGCTGACGACATTTCAGTCGTTGCCGGCGACCGTCCCGCGGAACGTGCTGCTGGTGGGTTCCAACGCGAGCGCCCTGGAGGTGGTGTACAACCTGTTCAGCAACAGCACTCTGGCGGAGGAGCTCGACACGGTTTACGTCATTTCCCCTAGCGGCGCACCGGACCACTGGACTGAGGCTCGAAACAAGAGCACTGAACGCGGCTTCGAACCCCGCTACATCCGTACACTGGCGCCCGACTATCGGGCGCGGGATATCTACCAGGCCGTGCAGCAGGATGTGGCGCTGGCGAAATCGCAGGGATTCACCCGGGGTGATACTGTCGCGACGATCTCGGCCCTGCTGATGTCCCTGGTGGACGGCTTGAGTCAGGCCGAGCAACGGAAGTTCGTCACCACATACGGCGAGGCGATCGGCAGAATCCAGCGCCGGGCCGGCGGGGAATACAGTGAACTGGCGACCAGACTGATTTCGGAGGGCCGGATCGAATTCATTGCCGGGAAGTTCATTCGGGCAGCGGCCGGCGACAAAGGCGGTATCAGTTTTTGGTACTGCGACGACCGACCCCCGGGTGATCGCCGTCCGCTTGCTGAATGCAGTATTTCGGATGAAAAGGAGCAGCACCCCGCTCAACTGGCGGCGGTGATAAATTGCACGGGATTCCAGGACCTCGGTGAGACATCCTCGACATTGATCCAAAGCCTGATGGCGAGCGGGGTATGCGTGCCGACCGGCTCCCGGCGGGGATTCTCGGTCAATGAGGAGTTCGAATGCGCCGAGGGCCTCTACCTGATCGGGCCGTTACTCGCCGGTAATCTCAATCGGCGGCTTCGGGTCTGGCACGCGGAAAGCTGTTCCCGGCTTTTCCAGTACTCGCTTAACCTGGGGTCGATTCTGGGCGGACTCAGCATCGGAGGATGA